The Streptomyces sp. NBC_00224 genome contains the following window.
GGCGCCCGCGGTGGAAGATCGGGCCCCACTCCACGCGGAAGTCATTGGCCGGATAGACGTCGGCGCCGGGGTAGTCGCGTACGAGCGTGGCGTACGGCTCCTGTGCGTAACCGGGGTCGAAGGGGTGCATGCGCTGCTCCTACTCCATGCGGGCGATCAGTCATGACAGAAGGTGATCGCTGGATGACATTACGGCATGTTGTCTATTAAGTGATGTTCATCCGATATGCGGTGTTCATCTGTGCCTCTCGGGGGTGGCGGAAGGGATGACCGCATGTCGCCTGGAGCAGATGCCCCGGATACCGGCCGTTTCGCCCTGCGCGGCCGGATCGTCACCCTCGACGCGCCGGGCACCGTGATCGAGGACGGCACCCTCTATGTGGCCGGCGCACTCATCGAGGCGGTGCTCCCGGCCACCGCACCCGCCCCGCCGGGCTTCGAAGCGGTGGTGCCCGTGGACACCCGGGGCTCGGTCTACCCGGGGCTGATCGAGCTGCACAACCACCTGCCGTACGACGTGCTGCCGCTGTGGCAGGTGCCGAAGAAGTACGGCAACCGCTCGCAGTGGGGCGGCAGCGGCAACCCCGCCTACCGCACCCTGGTCACCGGGCCGATGAAGGTGCTCGGCCAGGACCCCCGCCTGATGCCCGCCGTCGTGCGGTACGTCGAGGCCAAGGCCCTGGTCAACGGCACCACCACCAGCCAGGGCATCGCCCTGTTCAGCAACGCGGGCGCCCGCCGTATGTACCGGGGCATCGTCCGCAACGTCGAGCAGACCGACACACCGGACCTGCCCGAGGCGGCCTCGCGCATCGCCGATGTGGAGGCGAGCGACGCCGAGAAGTTCCTGGCCCGGCTCAAGCAGCCGCACCGGCTGCTCCTCCATCTGGCGGAGGGCACCGACGCGGCCGCCCGAGCGCACTTCCAGGCTCTCCAGTTCAAGCCCGGTACATGGGCGATCACCGAGAACCTGGTGGGCATCCACTGCACCGGCCTGACGGCCGACGACTTCACCGTCTTCGCCGCACACGGCGGCTCCATGGTGTGGTCGCCGCTCTCCAACCTCCTGCTGTACGGAAAGACCGCGGACATCGCCGCCGCCAAAGCGGCCGGTGTGCTGATGGGGCTGGGCTCGGACTGGTCGGTGTCGGGGAGCAAGGGGCTGCTCGGCGAGCTCAAGGCCGCCCGGCTGGCCTCCACCGCCGCCGGATCGGTCTTCAGTGACCACGAGCTGGTCGCCATGGCCACCCGGGACGCGGCCCGGATCCTGCGCTGGGACACGGCCCTGGGTTCGCTGAGCGCGGGAATGCGCGCGGACCTCATCGTCGTCGACGGCGCCGACGGCGACCCGTACACCTCGCTCATCGACGCCCGCGACAAGGACATCCGGCTGGTCGCCATCGACGGTGTCGCCCGCTACGGGTCCCGTCGGCTCATGCACGCCCTGGACCCGGGCGAAACCCTGGAGCAGGCCCCCGGTATGTCGGCGGATCACGTACTGCATCTGCACGACGGCACGGCCGACACCATCGTGGCCGGGCTGACCATCGGCGACGCCACCGACCGGCTCACCGACGCGCTGGCCGACCTCCCGGCCCTCGCCGCCGCCCCCGTCCCGTCGATCACCGCGTCGCCCGACGGGAGTGTGCGGTGGCAGTTGGCCCTGGACGAGATCGAGCCCACCGGCGCCGAGCTGCGCCCCCGCCTGCCCCTGCTGAGCGCGAGCGGCGCGACGCACCTGTCCGGGCCCGGCATCGGCGTGCTCACCGCCGCACCGGTGGTGCTCGAACCGGTGGTGCTCGACGCTCTGACCGCCTCCGGCGACCGCACCTTCCTGGACACCCTGGCCGACGAGGCGAACCTGCCCGCCGAGTACGCCGACGCGCTGTCCCGCCTGCTGACCTGACCACCCCGTCCCCGTGGAAACCCGTTTCCGGTAGGCAAGGAGCCCCGCATGCTGGTCACCCAGCTCGCCCTCGTGTCCGAGACCGATGAGATCACCTCCTCACAGCTCACCCGGGTGGCCGCCGCCCTCCAGAAGCAGGCCATCCGGGACTTCACGCCGCTGTGGCGGATCCCCGCGTCCGTCGACGCCTTCGACAGCCTCCACGACGTGCCCGTCGGCTACTGGCCGATGATCGTCCGCGACGACATCGGTGAACCAGGGGCGGCCGGTATCCACCTGGACAAGAACGGTCAGCCGTTCTCCCTGATCCAGTACAGCGACAGCTGGTCGCTGACCGCCAGCCACG
Protein-coding sequences here:
- a CDS encoding amidohydrolase family protein — its product is MSPGADAPDTGRFALRGRIVTLDAPGTVIEDGTLYVAGALIEAVLPATAPAPPGFEAVVPVDTRGSVYPGLIELHNHLPYDVLPLWQVPKKYGNRSQWGGSGNPAYRTLVTGPMKVLGQDPRLMPAVVRYVEAKALVNGTTTSQGIALFSNAGARRMYRGIVRNVEQTDTPDLPEAASRIADVEASDAEKFLARLKQPHRLLLHLAEGTDAAARAHFQALQFKPGTWAITENLVGIHCTGLTADDFTVFAAHGGSMVWSPLSNLLLYGKTADIAAAKAAGVLMGLGSDWSVSGSKGLLGELKAARLASTAAGSVFSDHELVAMATRDAARILRWDTALGSLSAGMRADLIVVDGADGDPYTSLIDARDKDIRLVAIDGVARYGSRRLMHALDPGETLEQAPGMSADHVLHLHDGTADTIVAGLTIGDATDRLTDALADLPALAAAPVPSITASPDGSVRWQLALDEIEPTGAELRPRLPLLSASGATHLSGPGIGVLTAAPVVLEPVVLDALTASGDRTFLDTLADEANLPAEYADALSRLLT